The following proteins are co-located in the Candidatus Cloacimonadota bacterium genome:
- a CDS encoding small multi-drug export protein has translation MEAVKRFILLFVLLAFLSNILLCEIEKETDIKKQAKVSEYLEKRNFSKDAIVIALATLPIFELRLAIPFAINHPEFKMSWHKSYLLAIIGNFLPIPFILLILRYGIKLLTRIPILKRFFDWLFARTRRKGAVVQKYEELGLILFVMIPLPITGAWTGSIAAYLFGIKFVPSLICILIGICLAGVIVTILSLFGIWGAVIATAVLIILFVIWIVNSIKKRPIQNPEKQ, from the coding sequence ATGGAAGCAGTGAAAAGGTTTATACTTTTATTTGTTTTACTTGCTTTTTTGTCCAATATTCTTCTTTGTGAAATAGAAAAAGAAACAGACATAAAGAAGCAAGCGAAAGTTTCAGAGTATTTAGAAAAAAGGAATTTCTCTAAGGATGCGATAGTTATTGCTCTTGCTACTCTTCCGATTTTTGAATTAAGACTTGCTATTCCCTTTGCAATAAATCATCCTGAATTTAAAATGTCATGGCATAAATCATATTTATTAGCAATAATTGGTAATTTTTTGCCAATTCCATTTATTTTGTTGATATTGAGATATGGGATTAAACTTTTGACACGAATTCCAATTCTAAAAAGATTTTTTGATTGGCTTTTTGCAAGAACTCGGAGAAAAGGGGCAGTTGTCCAGAAGTATGAAGAATTGGGACTAATATTATTCGTGATGATACCACTTCCTATAACAGGAGCCTGGACAGGAAGTATCGCTGCTTATCTTTTTGGTATTAAGTTTGTTCCATCTTTGATATGTATCTTGATAGGAATTTGTCTTGCAGGAGTTATTGTCACTATTCTTAGCTTGTTTGGAATATGGGGAGCTGTAATTGCTACTGCAGTTTTGATTATATTATTTGTTATCTGGATTGTTAATAGTATTAAAAAGCGACCAATACAGAACCCAGAGAAACAGTAG
- a CDS encoding cyclic nucleotide-binding domain-containing protein has protein sequence MKRFKKKNLKSINEEKELIKFLSSVALFENLTHNERKNLRQYIYVRNFKAGEQVFKRGYPNVICYIVKEGELNVYLEIEDKSHVLNTLYPFDFFGEIGLFLDEKRTASAVAVKDSVLLGVSKKDLANFIDRFPRAGTKILYKSGEILSKHIIKLNKELIEGKEK, from the coding sequence ATGAAGAGATTTAAAAAGAAGAATTTAAAAAGTATCAATGAAGAAAAGGAGTTGATTAAATTCTTATCCAGCGTAGCTTTATTTGAAAATCTTACTCACAATGAAAGAAAAAACTTAAGGCAATATATATATGTGAGAAATTTCAAAGCTGGTGAGCAAGTATTTAAGAGAGGTTATCCTAATGTAATATGTTATATTGTTAAAGAGGGAGAGCTTAATGTTTATTTAGAAATAGAAGATAAGTCGCATGTTTTGAATACACTTTATCCATTTGACTTTTTTGGTGAAATTGGCTTGTTCTTGGACGAAAAGCGCACAGCATCTGCTGTCGCAGTTAAAGATTCTGTTTTGTTAGGGGTCTCAAAAAAGGACTTAGCAAATTTTATTGATAGATTTCCCAGAGCTGGTACTAAAATACTTTACAAATCTGGAGAAATTCTTAGCAAGCACATTATAAAACTGAACAAGGAATTAATTGAAGGGAAAGAAAAGTAA
- a CDS encoding AI-2E family transporter, which produces MAIERAKVIRWILFAVCVALTVAAILFYRFIISYLIVAFIISYLISPIINYAEKYHIPRTLSILIVYLVIAMLIVLMIYVVIPQIRDQGVDLSSNFKELLKNPEALSLKSLGLEKVSNSIDRLAEKFPFLGIEKYELLVSERLIKLFEQIPQILFKSISSIINIFAFLIIVPVVCFFMLRDERVFLRNIFSKISNRYFEFCLHLFEKIEESFGKFFRALLLETILVALMSVIGLLILGIPYALILGIIVGLANPIKYFGPFIGAIPTMFVILIGPTPDIYLIWVTIMFFIVQQIDSLILFPWLVGRSIDMHPLLVLLTVIAGGYAFGILGMLFAVPVVFLIKTIVQVSAKSLKQFEII; this is translated from the coding sequence ATGGCAATAGAAAGAGCAAAGGTTATCAGGTGGATACTATTCGCCGTTTGCGTTGCTTTGACTGTAGCGGCTATTCTTTTTTATAGATTTATTATCTCATATCTTATTGTAGCTTTTATAATATCTTATTTGATTTCACCAATTATCAATTATGCTGAAAAGTATCATATCCCACGCACACTATCAATCTTAATAGTTTATCTTGTTATTGCTATGCTTATTGTACTTATGATTTATGTTGTGATTCCTCAAATACGAGATCAGGGTGTAGATCTTTCAAGTAATTTTAAGGAATTACTGAAAAATCCTGAAGCCCTTAGTTTAAAGTCCTTGGGTTTGGAAAAGGTATCTAATTCTATTGACCGATTGGCAGAAAAATTTCCGTTTTTAGGAATTGAAAAATATGAATTACTTGTAAGTGAAAGATTAATAAAACTATTTGAACAAATTCCACAAATTTTATTTAAATCAATAAGTAGCATAATTAATATATTTGCTTTCTTAATTATTGTACCTGTTGTCTGTTTTTTTATGTTAAGAGACGAAAGAGTTTTCTTGAGAAATATTTTTTCAAAGATCAGCAATCGTTATTTTGAATTCTGTCTTCATCTTTTTGAAAAGATAGAAGAAAGTTTTGGCAAATTCTTTAGAGCTTTATTATTAGAGACTATACTTGTCGCTCTAATGTCAGTTATAGGTTTACTTATTCTCGGTATCCCTTATGCATTGATACTTGGTATAATTGTAGGTCTTGCGAATCCTATAAAGTATTTTGGTCCATTTATCGGAGCTATCCCAACTATGTTTGTAATTCTAATTGGTCCCACCCCTGATATTTATTTGATATGGGTCACAATAATGTTTTTCATTGTTCAACAGATAGATAGTTTAATATTATTTCCCTGGCTTGTTGGCAGAAGTATAGATATGCACCCTCTTTTGGTATTGTTAACAGTAATTGCCGGTGGATATGCTTTTGGTATATTAGGTATGCTTTTTGCTGTTCCAGTTGTTTTCTTAATAAAAACAATTGTTCAGGTTTCTGCCAAAAGTTTAAAACAGTTTGAGATAATATAA
- the pcm gene encoding protein-L-isoaspartate O-methyltransferase, whose amino-acid sequence MDFFKERELMVEHQIRARGIHNRRLLKAFLKVERHLFVPKSMTQFAYYDHPLSIGYGQTISQPYIVALMIELLELNEDDIVLEIGTGSGYQTALLAELSKYVYSIERIEPLARSAEERLRKLGYKNIIIKVGDGTLGWTHSDFSMNENVLSNYKEVDIKFDAIVVSAAAPEMPQKLIEQLADNGRMVIPYGKHFSQDLLRISKRNNKIKRENFGGCMFVPLIGEHGWKQ is encoded by the coding sequence ATGGATTTTTTCAAAGAGCGAGAATTAATGGTTGAGCATCAAATCAGAGCTCGTGGTATTCATAATAGGCGGTTGTTAAAAGCTTTTTTGAAAGTTGAAAGACATCTTTTTGTCCCAAAATCTATGACTCAGTTTGCATATTATGACCACCCTTTAAGTATTGGTTATGGGCAAACAATATCACAGCCTTATATTGTTGCTTTAATGATTGAGTTGTTAGAATTAAATGAGGATGATATAGTTTTAGAAATTGGAACTGGGTCAGGTTATCAAACTGCTTTATTGGCAGAATTATCTAAATATGTTTATTCAATTGAAAGGATAGAACCATTGGCAAGAAGTGCTGAAGAAAGATTAAGGAAATTGGGCTATAAGAATATTATTATAAAGGTTGGCGATGGAACACTTGGCTGGACACATAGCGATTTTTCAATGAATGAAAATGTGCTGAGCAATTATAAAGAAGTTGACATAAAGTTTGATGCTATAGTCGTTTCCGCCGCAGCACCAGAAATGCCTCAGAAATTGATTGAACAGCTTGCTGATAATGGAAGAATGGTAATTCCGTATGGTAAGCACTTCTCACAAGATTTGTTAAGAATTTCAAAAAGAAATAATAAAATTAAAAGAGAAAATTTTGGTGGTTGTATGTTTGTTCCCCTTATTGGAGAACATGGATGGAAGCAGTGA